A genomic window from Bdellovibrio sp. SKB1291214 includes:
- the tolQ gene encoding protein TolQ translates to MFPLLVQAASAAPSVSVNTNSWDAIAQASPVVQLTLVILIGMSVVCWAIGYTKYKAFKNMRTADDLFLNKFWKVNSLDSLYEDIDQYKESSVARVFKAAYLEMKKISESPLLARTENDKPILSGIDNLERIINKATENEISKIESRLTVLATTGSTGPFIGLFGTVWGIMQSFHKIGQTGSASLAVVAPGISEALISTAIGLAAAIPAVILYNNFISRIRKQEITLNNFGADFLNIVKRNFFQGN, encoded by the coding sequence ATGTTTCCACTTTTAGTCCAGGCAGCTTCGGCCGCACCTTCTGTGTCAGTAAATACAAACTCTTGGGATGCAATTGCCCAAGCGAGTCCAGTCGTACAACTGACATTGGTTATTCTTATTGGTATGTCCGTGGTTTGTTGGGCGATCGGTTACACAAAATATAAAGCATTCAAAAATATGCGCACAGCTGATGATCTTTTCCTGAATAAATTCTGGAAAGTGAATTCCTTGGATTCTCTTTATGAAGATATCGATCAATATAAAGAGTCTTCAGTAGCTCGTGTATTTAAGGCGGCTTACCTAGAAATGAAAAAGATCTCTGAATCTCCCCTGCTTGCTCGCACCGAAAATGACAAACCTATTTTGTCTGGTATCGACAACTTGGAACGTATCATTAATAAGGCCACTGAAAATGAAATCTCTAAAATTGAATCTCGCCTGACTGTTTTGGCAACGACAGGTTCAACAGGTCCATTCATTGGTTTGTTTGGTACTGTTTGGGGGATCATGCAGTCTTTCCATAAAATCGGTCAGACAGGTTCTGCAAGTTTGGCGGTTGTCGCTCCGGGTATTTCTGAGGCCTTGATCTCCACGGCGATCGGTCTGGCGGCAGCGATTCCAGCAGTTATTTTATATAACAATTTTATCTCTCGTATTCGCAAACAAGAAATTACATTGAATAACTTCGGTGCGGACTTCCTGAACATCGTTAAACGTAACTTCTTTCAAGGAAACTAG
- a CDS encoding cell envelope integrity protein TolA codes for MSALKSDNPQDETLKRGLVVSLGFHVGLVLFFVVKTAFFTPESIDFTQAVRVDMVGLPDKLDPNNLPPKPEAKENAKPAPKPEPSPVEKVAEKKPEPKFEPKPEVKLPTKTAKKDDGVNLEKVKSKQNDALEKLKAMAAIEKLKEEAKKPAPAAGTGKSNAGAAPVKGNQLSPGTALTGLSKLQHDTYGADLDRHIKQHWAVPEWLAKRDLKAQARVFIDSRGNIIDRKIVKSSGNPDYDAEVLSTLDKSSPFPAPPEKFVSLVSVDGILIGFPE; via the coding sequence GTGAGTGCATTGAAATCAGACAACCCTCAGGATGAAACACTTAAACGCGGACTGGTAGTCTCATTGGGATTCCACGTCGGTTTGGTTCTATTCTTTGTTGTGAAGACTGCGTTCTTCACACCTGAGTCTATTGATTTCACTCAAGCAGTCCGCGTGGATATGGTCGGTCTTCCTGATAAATTAGATCCTAATAATCTTCCGCCGAAACCAGAGGCGAAAGAAAATGCTAAGCCCGCTCCCAAACCAGAGCCTTCTCCGGTGGAAAAGGTTGCGGAAAAAAAACCAGAACCTAAATTTGAACCCAAGCCAGAAGTTAAACTTCCCACTAAGACGGCCAAAAAAGATGACGGCGTGAACTTAGAAAAAGTTAAATCCAAACAAAACGATGCTTTGGAAAAACTAAAAGCTATGGCCGCAATTGAAAAGTTAAAAGAAGAAGCTAAAAAACCAGCTCCAGCGGCTGGCACTGGCAAATCAAATGCGGGTGCGGCTCCGGTAAAAGGAAATCAACTTTCCCCCGGCACGGCTTTGACAGGTCTTTCTAAACTGCAGCATGACACTTATGGTGCGGATTTAGATCGTCACATCAAACAACATTGGGCAGTTCCCGAATGGTTGGCAAAACGTGATCTTAAAGCACAAGCTCGCGTTTTTATCGATTCACGCGGAAATATTATTGATCGTAAAATTGTAAAATCGAGCGGAAATCCAGACTACGATGCAGAGGTACTTTCAACCCTTGATAAATCATCGCCGTTCCCCGCTCCACCAGAAAAATTTGTATCACTTGTCAGTGTGGATGGGATTTTAATCGGCTTCCCAGAGTAA
- a CDS encoding RrF2 family transcriptional regulator: MNKINRKLEYALMALKYMSQKIPGELTSAKEVSDSFHTPFDATARVMQQMAQKGGILRAEYGANGGYQITKDLAKVSIHDLVEVIEGPTALVKCLHKEVPCEIQGTCNIVSPVTTLNNKLTDFYKSVSLKDLLVERTAMPKKSSETVIHG; this comes from the coding sequence ATGAACAAGATCAATCGAAAATTAGAATACGCATTGATGGCTCTTAAATATATGAGTCAGAAAATTCCGGGAGAGTTAACTTCTGCAAAAGAAGTGTCTGATTCTTTTCATACTCCCTTTGATGCGACTGCTCGTGTGATGCAACAAATGGCACAAAAAGGCGGGATTCTGCGGGCTGAGTATGGTGCTAACGGTGGATATCAGATCACGAAAGATCTTGCGAAGGTTTCGATCCACGATTTGGTCGAAGTGATCGAAGGCCCGACGGCTTTGGTGAAATGCCTGCACAAAGAAGTTCCTTGTGAAATTCAAGGTACGTGCAACATCGTTTCTCCGGTTACGACTTTAAATAATAAGCTCACTGACTTTTATAAATCCGTCAGTTTGAAAGATCTCTTAGTTGAAAGAACTGCGATGCCGAAAAAATCTTCTGAGACGGTGATTCATGGATAA
- a CDS encoding ExbD/TolR family protein has product MGMGGGGGKKSRATLSEINVTPLVDVMLVLLIMFMVTTPLMQQGIDVDLPKTSASGVEMNEEPFVLVIGHDQKMTIAKTRIQMADLKTKLKAIFENKKNKQIFIQADRKVDYGFVAEAMAEIRAAGIFNIGLVTVPKDK; this is encoded by the coding sequence ATGGGAATGGGTGGCGGCGGCGGGAAAAAATCCCGCGCGACATTAAGCGAAATCAACGTAACGCCCCTGGTGGACGTGATGTTGGTTCTTCTGATCATGTTCATGGTGACGACACCTTTGATGCAACAGGGGATTGACGTTGATCTTCCAAAAACATCCGCTTCGGGTGTGGAAATGAATGAAGAACCCTTTGTATTGGTAATTGGTCACGATCAAAAAATGACGATTGCTAAGACTCGTATTCAAATGGCCGATCTCAAAACAAAGTTGAAAGCCATCTTTGAGAATAAAAAGAATAAGCAAATTTTCATCCAAGCAGATCGTAAAGTGGACTATGGCTTCGTCGCGGAAGCTATGGCAGAAATTCGTGCTGCAGGGATCTTTAACATCGGTTTAGTAACGGTACCAAAAGACAAGTGA